A single genomic interval of bacterium harbors:
- a CDS encoding MBL fold metallo-hydrolase — protein MSASLQFIGATGTVTGSKYLLTFGKHHYMVDCGLFQGLKVLRQRNWHPLPIEPSRVDSVVLTHAHIDHTGYLPLLVKNGFRGDVYATPATRALCGVLLPDSGHLQEEDADFANRHKFSKHHPALPLYSEADAREALKYITSVGFQKRTELSRHVSFQFLRAGHILGAAIVQFMVSGRTLTFSGDLGRPRSDIMKPPVAVLETDYLVVESTYGDRCHPHEDPKAVILEVISKALDRGGTVLIPAFAVGRAQQVLFLLKELKEDGELPDVPIYVNSPMATEATHIFRDLNGDLAISREEFQSVFNVAKFVTTVEESKRVAAEKRPSIIISASGMATGGRVLHHLKLLAPDPRNLILFVGFQAAGTRGEALMDGADEIKIHGGKVPVRAEVKLIDTLSAHADADEILEWLRKFQRAPKMTFITHGEPLASEALRKRIEEELHWECEVPDYLETFELS, from the coding sequence TTGAGCGCATCCCTTCAGTTCATCGGTGCGACGGGCACCGTGACGGGCTCCAAATATCTCCTCACGTTCGGCAAGCATCATTACATGGTCGACTGCGGGCTCTTTCAGGGGCTCAAGGTCCTGCGCCAGCGCAACTGGCATCCGCTCCCCATCGAACCCAGCCGCGTGGACAGCGTGGTCCTGACCCACGCCCACATCGACCACACGGGCTACCTGCCGCTCCTGGTGAAGAACGGATTCCGGGGCGACGTCTACGCGACGCCCGCCACGCGCGCCCTGTGCGGCGTGCTCCTTCCCGACTCGGGTCATCTCCAAGAAGAGGACGCGGACTTCGCCAACCGGCATAAGTTTTCGAAGCACCATCCGGCCCTTCCCCTCTATTCAGAGGCCGACGCGCGCGAGGCGCTCAAGTACATCACGTCGGTGGGGTTTCAAAAAAGGACGGAGCTCTCGCGGCACGTGAGCTTCCAGTTCCTGCGCGCGGGCCATATCCTGGGAGCGGCCATCGTCCAGTTCATGGTGTCGGGGAGGACCTTGACCTTTTCGGGAGACCTGGGTCGGCCCCGGTCCGACATCATGAAGCCGCCGGTGGCGGTTTTGGAGACGGATTACCTCGTCGTCGAATCCACCTACGGCGACCGTTGCCACCCCCACGAGGACCCGAAGGCCGTCATCTTGGAGGTGATCTCGAAGGCCCTGGATCGGGGCGGGACCGTCTTGATCCCGGCCTTCGCCGTGGGCCGGGCGCAACAGGTCCTCTTTCTCCTGAAGGAACTGAAAGAAGACGGGGAATTGCCGGACGTCCCCATCTACGTCAACAGCCCCATGGCGACCGAGGCGACGCACATCTTCCGCGACCTGAACGGCGACCTGGCCATCAGCCGGGAGGAGTTCCAGTCCGTTTTTAACGTCGCGAAGTTCGTGACCACCGTCGAGGAATCCAAACGGGTGGCGGCTGAAAAGCGTCCCTCCATCATCATTTCCGCCTCCGGGATGGCCACGGGGGGGCGGGTCCTGCATCACTTGAAGCTCCTGGCGCCCGACCCGAGGAACCTCATCCTCTTTGTCGGGTTCCAGGCGGCCGGGACGCGCGGGGAGGCGCTCATGGACGGGGCCGACGAGATCAAGATCCATGGGGGCAAGGTGCCCGTTCGGGCCGAGGTGAAGCTGATCGACACCCTCTCGGCCCACGCGGATGCCGACGAGATCCTGGAATGGCTCCGCAAGTTCCAGAGGGCGCCCAAAATGACCTTCATCACGCACGGCGAGCCGCTCGCGTCCGAGGCCCTCCGCAAACGCATCGAGGAGGAGCTGCACTGGGAGTGCGAGGTGCCGGACTATCTCGAAACCTTTGAGCTTTCCTGA
- a CDS encoding NHL repeat-containing protein, whose translation MNRFSRLAILAVFLVAPVAASAQVIYSETFDASLGTTTASGADGDADWNFQNGCGANALGGHSGPGTARWGNNGSCGNFGSNGDTDELTSSVIDTSGCGEIQIRLKYFMEYEEDCSWDRARIQVEVNGGGFSTIASNGCGQGGTALVQNSGVWQSYSKIRPAGASLRLRLVGETGDGISNSGQGFLVDDLEVECLSLAEELTSLSAPDVPNEGGGFLLPSPSRGAEATAGVTLDGEVPQLLISSRDNSLVPLFDSGDGSFIDLFVSPSLGGLDQAQGIGFGPDGNLYVASYETDSILRYDGATGEFMNAFVTSTLSGLDGPVEFVWGPDGNLYVASFLTDSVIRFNGTDGTFIDSFVTSQLGGLDGPEGLSFGPDGNLYVTSSETDAIIRYDGSTGAFLDFFVTPSLGGLDGPVSMSWGPDGDLYVSSFITDSILRYKGSDGSFIDTFVPATSGGLNGPVGQAWGPDGNLYVASFHNHAVTRYDGDTGAALGFFVTSTLGALDGPRGILFTNTGGSTTGGTTGGGGTTGGTTGGDAGSGGCSLVR comes from the coding sequence ATGAATCGCTTTTCTCGTCTCGCAATCCTCGCCGTTTTCCTTGTGGCGCCTGTTGCCGCCTCGGCCCAAGTCATCTACTCGGAGACGTTCGACGCCAGCCTGGGGACGACGACGGCCTCGGGGGCGGATGGCGACGCGGACTGGAATTTCCAAAACGGCTGCGGGGCCAACGCCCTTGGGGGGCATTCCGGGCCCGGCACTGCGCGGTGGGGAAACAACGGGAGTTGCGGGAATTTTGGGAGCAACGGAGATACGGATGAGTTGACCTCGTCGGTGATCGATACGAGCGGGTGCGGCGAGATCCAGATACGCCTCAAGTATTTCATGGAATATGAAGAGGACTGTTCTTGGGATCGCGCCCGCATTCAAGTGGAAGTCAACGGCGGCGGATTTTCAACGATCGCCAGCAACGGGTGCGGACAGGGTGGCACCGCCCTCGTTCAGAACAGCGGTGTTTGGCAGTCATATTCGAAGATTCGGCCTGCCGGGGCCAGTCTCCGCTTGCGTTTGGTCGGTGAGACGGGCGATGGGATCTCCAACTCCGGGCAGGGCTTTCTGGTCGACGACCTCGAAGTGGAATGTTTGAGCCTTGCGGAGGAGCTGACTTCCCTCAGCGCCCCCGACGTGCCGAACGAAGGAGGAGGTTTCTTGCTCCCTTCTCCGTCTCGTGGCGCCGAGGCGACGGCCGGCGTGACCCTCGACGGGGAGGTCCCCCAGCTTCTCATTTCCAGCCGCGACAACAGCCTCGTCCCTCTATTTGACTCCGGCGACGGATCGTTCATCGATCTCTTCGTCAGCCCGTCCTTGGGGGGGCTGGATCAGGCGCAGGGCATCGGGTTTGGACCGGACGGGAACCTGTATGTGGCGAGCTACGAGACGGATTCCATCCTCCGTTACGATGGAGCGACGGGGGAGTTCATGAACGCCTTTGTGACGTCGACATTGAGCGGTCTCGATGGTCCCGTGGAGTTTGTCTGGGGGCCCGACGGGAACCTCTACGTTGCGAGTTTCCTGACCGACAGCGTGATCCGGTTCAACGGGACGGATGGTACCTTCATCGACTCCTTTGTGACGTCCCAGCTGGGCGGTCTGGACGGTCCGGAGGGACTTTCCTTCGGCCCGGACGGCAATCTCTACGTGACGAGTTCGGAGACCGACGCCATCATCCGCTATGACGGGTCAACGGGCGCCTTCCTGGATTTCTTCGTGACGCCCTCCTTGGGCGGTCTCGACGGCCCCGTCAGCATGAGTTGGGGCCCCGACGGAGACTTGTACGTCTCGAGTTTCATCACGGACAGCATCCTGCGTTACAAGGGTTCGGACGGGTCGTTCATCGATACCTTCGTGCCGGCGACTTCGGGGGGTCTCAATGGACCCGTGGGCCAGGCCTGGGGTCCGGATGGCAATCTCTACGTGGCGAGCTTCCACAACCACGCCGTGACCCGTTACGACGGAGACACCGGCGCCGCACTCGGCTTTTTTGTCACCTCGACCCTCGGCGCCCTCGACGGGCCGCGCGGGATCCTTTTCACCAACACGGGTGGCTCGACCACCGGCGGAACGACGGGCGGCGGAGGGACCACGGGCGGAACGACCGGCGGAGACGCCGGATCCGGCGGTTGCTCTCTGGTCCGCTGA
- the amrB gene encoding AmmeMemoRadiSam system protein B, whose product MAQPVRPPAVAGYFYPGEPLALELELDRCLKQATSAKSHAIAVVVPHAGYKYSGAVAGEVYGRIKIPGRAVILSPNHTGEGVPYALMIEGAWRTPLGDARIDVDLAARFQKNCPLLEEDAAAHQAEHSLEVQIPFVQRLKPDFSFVPLTLSYIPFEKCSEVGRALARTIRETPEPVLIIASSDLNHYQDQATTEAKDFAAIRRIEALDPQGLYETVRRERISMCGIIPVTVALVAALELGAKKAELVRHATSGDVTGDHKAVVGYAGLVIS is encoded by the coding sequence ATGGCGCAACCCGTCCGTCCACCCGCCGTTGCCGGTTATTTCTATCCCGGGGAACCCCTCGCCCTTGAGCTCGAGCTCGACCGCTGTCTCAAGCAGGCGACCTCCGCCAAGTCTCATGCGATCGCCGTCGTCGTCCCCCATGCGGGCTACAAATACAGCGGCGCCGTGGCCGGCGAGGTCTACGGCCGCATCAAGATCCCCGGCCGGGCCGTCATTCTCTCGCCCAATCACACCGGAGAGGGCGTCCCCTATGCCCTCATGATCGAGGGCGCGTGGCGCACGCCCCTCGGTGACGCCCGGATCGACGTCGATCTCGCCGCGCGGTTTCAAAAAAACTGCCCTCTCCTGGAAGAGGACGCCGCGGCCCATCAGGCCGAACATTCGCTCGAGGTCCAAATCCCGTTCGTCCAAAGGCTGAAGCCGGACTTTTCGTTCGTACCGCTGACGCTCAGCTACATCCCGTTCGAGAAATGCTCGGAGGTCGGACGGGCGCTGGCCCGGACGATCCGCGAAACCCCGGAACCCGTCCTCATCATCGCGAGTTCCGACCTCAACCACTACCAAGACCAGGCGACGACCGAGGCGAAGGATTTTGCAGCCATCCGCAGGATCGAGGCCCTCGATCCTCAAGGGCTCTATGAGACGGTCCGGAGGGAGAGGATCTCGATGTGCGGGATCATCCCGGTCACCGTCGCGCTCGTGGCCGCCTTGGAGCTGGGTGCGAAGAAAGCGGAACTCGTCCGCCACGCGACGAGCGGTGACGTCACCGGAGACCATAAGGCCGTGGTCGGGTACGCGGGTTTGGTTATTTCCTAG
- the ilvC gene encoding ketol-acid reductoisomerase translates to MATIYYDRDASLEPLKGKKIIIFGYGSQGHAHALNLKDSGLDVSVCLRAGSAAIDRAKAAGVNVITDADEAAKIADLVMIVVPDEHHKKLYDDHLEKNLKKGAALFAAHGFNIHFKRIVPRADLDVILIAPKGPGHLVRSQFQEGFGVPCLIAVHQNASGKAKEIGLAYAKGIGGSRGGVLETTFKEETETDLFGEQAVLCGGVSSLIQAGFETLVKAGYQPEVAYFECLHEVKLIVDLIYNGGMANMRYSISNTAEYGDYTRGPRIITDATRREMEKILKEIQSGAFAKEYIEECESGNPTLEKNRKYWAASLIEKVGESLRSMMPWLQGSVQKREQHTGETISGLAKRETSKKS, encoded by the coding sequence ATGGCCACGATCTATTACGACAGGGACGCATCGCTGGAGCCGCTTAAGGGCAAGAAAATAATCATCTTCGGCTATGGCTCCCAGGGGCACGCGCACGCGCTGAACCTGAAGGACAGCGGGCTGGACGTCTCGGTCTGCCTTCGGGCCGGCAGCGCTGCCATCGACCGGGCCAAGGCGGCGGGCGTCAACGTCATCACCGACGCGGACGAGGCCGCGAAGATCGCCGATCTGGTCATGATCGTCGTCCCCGACGAGCACCACAAGAAACTCTACGACGACCACCTGGAAAAGAACCTCAAGAAGGGCGCCGCCCTCTTTGCGGCGCACGGCTTCAACATCCATTTCAAGAGGATCGTGCCTCGCGCCGATCTGGACGTCATTCTGATCGCGCCCAAGGGGCCGGGGCACCTCGTGCGGTCTCAGTTCCAAGAAGGCTTCGGTGTGCCGTGCCTGATCGCCGTCCACCAGAACGCCTCGGGCAAGGCCAAGGAGATCGGGCTCGCCTACGCCAAGGGCATCGGCGGCAGCCGCGGCGGCGTGCTGGAGACCACCTTCAAGGAAGAGACCGAGACCGATCTTTTCGGCGAGCAGGCCGTCCTCTGCGGCGGCGTCTCGTCTTTGATCCAGGCGGGATTCGAGACCTTGGTCAAGGCGGGCTACCAGCCGGAGGTCGCCTACTTCGAATGTCTCCACGAGGTGAAGCTGATCGTCGACCTCATCTACAACGGCGGCATGGCCAACATGCGCTATTCAATCTCCAACACGGCCGAATACGGCGACTATACGCGCGGACCCCGCATCATCACGGATGCGACCCGGCGCGAAATGGAAAAAATCTTGAAGGAGATCCAGTCCGGCGCCTTCGCCAAGGAGTACATCGAGGAGTGCGAATCGGGGAATCCCACCCTCGAGAAGAACCGCAAGTATTGGGCGGCGAGCCTGATCGAAAAGGTGGGCGAGAGCCTCCGTTCCATGATGCCCTGGCTCCAAGGCTCGGTTCAAAAGCGCGAACAGCACACCGGAGAGACGATCTCCGGCCTCGCGAAACGCGAGACCTCCAAAAAATCCTGA